A section of the bacterium genome encodes:
- the mqnC gene encoding cyclic dehypoxanthinyl futalosine synthase — protein sequence MSSRPAPVETYTLPRRSSPVALELLEEALTRRLTGGELLLMFEEAALHDLGRTAHALRLQRCDPELVTYVVDRNVTYTNLCYVDCEFCAFNRHKGDDDAYWLSLDEIRAKVRSVFDAGGSQILLQGGHHPNEKVETYETLLATLKSEFPSLWIHGFSPNEIQHFAKVSKLPTLEVTRRLQAAGLDSIPGGGAEILNDRVRALLAPKKTTAREWIEIMEEAHYLGLPTTATMMFAHVETYPERIEHLLRLRESQDRTGGYTAFIPWTFQSGSTPLSRKPELMAQVEARGYLGAQDYLRTLAIARIALDNFANIQASWVTQGKSVGQLTLLFGANDLGSTMMEESVVSAAGTTHPLTQRDLDGMIRGAGFTPARRDNGYRVLQVGGGGGDPGVAAG from the coding sequence ATGTCCAGCCGACCGGCCCCGGTCGAGACCTACACGCTGCCGCGGCGCTCGTCGCCCGTGGCCCTGGAGCTGCTCGAGGAGGCGCTGACGCGTCGCCTGACCGGCGGCGAGCTGCTGCTGATGTTCGAGGAGGCGGCCCTGCACGACCTGGGCCGCACGGCCCACGCCCTGCGCCTGCAGCGCTGCGACCCCGAGCTGGTCACCTACGTCGTGGACCGCAACGTCACCTACACGAACCTCTGCTACGTCGACTGCGAGTTCTGCGCCTTCAACCGCCACAAGGGCGACGACGACGCCTACTGGCTGTCGCTCGACGAGATCCGCGCCAAGGTGCGCTCGGTCTTCGACGCCGGCGGCTCGCAGATCCTGCTGCAGGGCGGCCACCACCCGAACGAGAAGGTCGAGACCTACGAGACGCTGCTCGCGACGCTGAAGTCGGAGTTCCCGTCGCTGTGGATCCACGGCTTCTCGCCCAACGAGATCCAGCACTTCGCCAAGGTCTCGAAGCTGCCCACGCTCGAGGTGACCCGCCGCCTGCAGGCCGCCGGCCTGGACTCGATCCCCGGCGGCGGGGCCGAGATCCTCAACGACCGCGTCCGCGCCCTGCTGGCGCCGAAGAAGACGACCGCGCGGGAGTGGATCGAGATCATGGAGGAGGCCCACTACCTGGGCCTGCCGACCACCGCCACGATGATGTTCGCCCACGTCGAGACCTACCCCGAGCGCATCGAGCACCTGCTGCGCCTGCGCGAGAGCCAGGACCGCACCGGCGGCTACACCGCGTTCATCCCCTGGACCTTCCAGAGCGGCAGCACCCCGCTGTCGCGGAAGCCCGAACTCATGGCGCAGGTCGAGGCCCGCGGCTACCTGGGCGCCCAGGATTACCTGCGCACGCTGGCGATCGCGCGCATCGCCCTGGACAACTTCGCCAACATCCAGGCCTCGTGGGTGACCCAGGGCAAGAGCGTCGGCCAGCTGACGCTGCTGTTCGGCGCCAACGACCTCGGCTCGACGATGATGGAGGAGAGCGTCGTCTCGGCCGCGGGCACCACCCACCCGCTGACGCAGCGCGACCTGGACGGGATGATCCGGGGTGCCGGTTTCACGCCGGCCAGGCGCGACAACGGTTACCGCGTGCTGCAGGTGGGCGGCGGTGGCGGGGATCCGGGGGTGGCCGCCGGGTGA
- a CDS encoding PAS domain-containing protein yields the protein MDSESAPTLSERRLLESQRVGEIGHWEYILETRQIVWSEMVFKIFGRDPALGPPSVEDEARYYSPEDARSLREHAAWTIESGEPYELEVTANLPDGRVVELGATGSPVYGPDGRMIRLLGTVRDISRRKRVEKALQECQVFNETLLKAIPFPMDVVDEDGRVVFMNKLLREQTAGMPQGERCWSTYMDDRQRCPDCPLRRAGQTNQTYVLERPGMMGGKVFRVVHVDILYQNKRALLKIFIDQTETSPRSAGPLTSAVPA from the coding sequence ATGGATTCCGAGTCCGCCCCCACCCTCAGCGAGCGCCGCCTGCTCGAATCCCAGCGTGTCGGAGAGATCGGCCACTGGGAGTATATCCTGGAGACCCGTCAGATCGTCTGGTCGGAGATGGTGTTCAAGATCTTCGGTCGTGATCCGGCTCTGGGTCCCCCGTCCGTCGAGGATGAGGCGCGGTACTACTCCCCGGAGGACGCTCGGTCGCTGCGGGAGCATGCCGCGTGGACGATCGAATCAGGCGAACCGTACGAACTGGAAGTGACGGCCAACCTGCCCGACGGTCGGGTCGTCGAACTCGGCGCTACCGGTTCGCCCGTCTACGGCCCCGACGGCCGCATGATCAGGCTGCTGGGGACGGTCCGGGACATCTCGCGGCGCAAGCGCGTGGAGAAGGCGCTCCAGGAGTGCCAGGTCTTCAACGAGACGCTGCTCAAGGCCATCCCGTTCCCGATGGACGTCGTCGACGAGGACGGACGTGTCGTCTTCATGAACAAGCTGCTCCGGGAACAGACCGCAGGGATGCCGCAGGGTGAGCGATGCTGGTCGACATACATGGACGACCGGCAGAGGTGCCCCGACTGTCCGCTCAGGCGGGCCGGACAGACGAACCAGACCTATGTGTTGGAGAGACCGGGCATGATGGGCGGGAAGGTCTTCCGGGTCGTTCACGTCGACATCTTGTACCAGAACAAACGGGCCCTGTTGAAGATCTTCATCGACCAGACCGAAACGTCTCCGAGGTCGGCCGGTCCCCTCACTTCCGCCGTGCCCGCTTAG
- a CDS encoding menaquinone biosynthesis protein translates to MTYRIAAVSFLNTWPLIDALEELAPEQVRLTSAVPSALAELLHADEADAALVPVVEWFRGAGAEIVPGVALATHGPVDSVKLFSRVPPTEIADVVVDRGSRTSVALLRILFADLYGVQPDFKVDVPQVETLLDEHEAALVIGDRCFAAEKRFREQGRDDVHIVDLGETWRQMTGLPFVFAVWVLGRGFAARATAAERDGLVALLREARDVGLTRLDRLAARAAAEGRLGPGGECSAAALAAYFGRSMCYRLGEAELAGLHRFHTLCVRHQIVPAGRGADPASAE, encoded by the coding sequence ATGACCTACCGCATCGCCGCCGTCTCCTTCCTGAACACCTGGCCCCTGATCGACGCGCTCGAGGAGCTGGCCCCGGAGCAGGTCCGCCTGACCAGCGCCGTCCCCAGCGCCCTGGCCGAGCTGCTGCACGCCGACGAGGCCGACGCGGCCCTGGTCCCGGTGGTCGAGTGGTTCCGCGGGGCGGGCGCCGAGATCGTGCCGGGCGTGGCCCTGGCCACCCACGGCCCCGTCGACAGCGTGAAGCTGTTCTCGAGGGTGCCGCCGACGGAGATCGCCGACGTGGTCGTGGACCGCGGCTCGCGCACCTCGGTGGCCCTGCTGCGCATCCTGTTCGCCGACCTCTACGGCGTGCAGCCGGACTTCAAGGTCGACGTGCCGCAGGTCGAGACCCTGCTGGACGAGCACGAGGCCGCCCTGGTCATCGGCGACCGCTGCTTCGCCGCCGAGAAGCGCTTCCGCGAGCAGGGCCGCGACGACGTCCACATCGTGGACCTGGGCGAGACCTGGCGCCAGATGACCGGCCTGCCCTTCGTCTTCGCCGTCTGGGTCCTGGGCCGCGGCTTCGCGGCGCGGGCGACGGCGGCCGAGCGCGACGGGCTCGTCGCCCTGCTGCGCGAGGCCCGCGACGTCGGCCTGACGCGGCTGGACCGCCTAGCCGCCCGCGCGGCCGCCGAGGGGCGCCTGGGGCCGGGCGGGGAGTGCTCCGCGGCCGCGCTCGCGGCCTATTTCGGCCGTTCGATGTGCTACCGGCTGGGCGAGGCGGAGCTGGCGGGCCTGCACCGTTTTCATACCCTGTGCGTCCGCCACCAGATCGTGCCCGCGGGGCGCGGGGCGGATCCGGCGTCCGCGGAGTGA